The Drosophila nasuta strain 15112-1781.00 chromosome 2L, ASM2355853v1, whole genome shotgun sequence genome window below encodes:
- the LOC132791496 gene encoding acyl-coenzyme A diphosphatase NUDT19 isoform X1: MTSGTKYRTSASLILVAPPSTATSSSDYNLLMLKRSDATAIVQNQCVFPGGMLDNVGDESVAWLEYFDQFGVPEVALRRLVLISDHRPGLLAPQGNGCYDRFFKRTKIWAREIILRLTALRECFEEVGILLCRTREQLAHLNDEHLLAQFQQDFDRDAWQRRVHNKPSEFLDLCRELKVVPDLWALQEWSAWASPAIINKGHETAFFMAFVNTQPSLQVEPSEVKECLWSTPKELLTLYHHGELWFLPPQIYELSRLLGIKDYQKLHAFAVQRSKLGTTLFLPVVYSCSDSMVYALPGDEFYVPEPHLVSDVISFPGTASDLRSRSKRIHRYEYKNQTAIELYLNFEAPNGHLAPQKFPFELHKL, from the exons atgaCATCTGGTACAAAATACCGCACATCGGCGAGTCTCATTTTGGTTGCGCCGCCATCAACGGCAACAAGTAGCAGCGATTATAAT CTGCTTATGCTGAAACGTAGCGATGCCACGGCCATAGTACAAAATCAGTGCGTTTTCCCTGGCGGCATGTTGGACAACGTTGGCGATGAAAGCGTTGCTTGGTTGGAATACTTCGATCAATTTGGTGTCCCAGAAGTTGCACTGCGTCGTCTGGTGCTAATCAGTGATCATCGACCTGGATTGTTGGCGCCCCAGGGCAATGGTTGCTATGATCGTTTCTTTAAACGTACAAAAATTTGGGCACG AGAGATAATACTACGTTTAACTGCACTGCGTGAATGCTTCGAGGAGGTTGGAATTCTTTTGTGTCGGACACGAGAGCAACTGGCGCATCTTAATGATGAGCATCTGTTGGCGCAGTTCCAGCAAGACTTTGATCGGGACGCGTGGCAACGACGTGTTCATAACAAACCCAGCGAATTTCTTGATCTGTGTCGGGAATTAAAAGTGGTGCCGGATTTGTGGGCACTACAGGAGTGGTCGGCTTGGGCTAGTCCAGCTATTATCAACAAAGG CCACGAGACTGCATTCTTTATGGCTTTTGTAAATACTCAACCTAGTCTACAAGTGGAACCCTCTGAAGTCAAAGAGTGCTtg tggAGCACACCCAAGGAACTGTTAACTCTATATCACCATGGAGAGCTGTGGTTTTTGCCACCACAAATCTATGAACTGTCGCGTCTGCTGGGCATTAAAGATTATCAGAAACTTCACGCGTTCGCTGTTCAGCGTAGTAAACTGGGAACTACTTTGTTTCTACCCGTCGTTTATAGTTGCAGCGATAGCATGGTTTATGCACTGCCAG GTGACGAGTTTTATGTGCCTGAGCCACATTTGGTCAGCGATGTAATTAGTTTTCCAGGGACAGCCTCTGATCTTAGATCCCGTTCCAAGCGTATACATCGTTATGAGTATAAAAACCAGACGGCTATAGAActgtatttgaattttgaagcCCCAAATGGACATCTGGCTCCCCAGAAATTTCCTTTCGAGTTGCATAAACTTTAA
- the LOC132791496 gene encoding acyl-coenzyme A diphosphatase NUDT19 isoform X2: MTSGTKYRTSASLILVAPPSTATSSSDYNLLMLKRSDATAIVQNQCVFPGGMLDNVGDESVAWLEYFDQFGVPEVALRRLVLISDHRPGLLAPQGNGCYDRFFKRTKIWAREIILRLTALRECFEEVGILLCRTREQLAHLNDEHLLAQFQQDFDRDAWQRRVHNKPSEFLDLCRELKVVPDLWALQEWSAWASPAIINKGGTFFLIMSLELSILQPRDCILYGFCKYST, encoded by the exons atgaCATCTGGTACAAAATACCGCACATCGGCGAGTCTCATTTTGGTTGCGCCGCCATCAACGGCAACAAGTAGCAGCGATTATAAT CTGCTTATGCTGAAACGTAGCGATGCCACGGCCATAGTACAAAATCAGTGCGTTTTCCCTGGCGGCATGTTGGACAACGTTGGCGATGAAAGCGTTGCTTGGTTGGAATACTTCGATCAATTTGGTGTCCCAGAAGTTGCACTGCGTCGTCTGGTGCTAATCAGTGATCATCGACCTGGATTGTTGGCGCCCCAGGGCAATGGTTGCTATGATCGTTTCTTTAAACGTACAAAAATTTGGGCACG AGAGATAATACTACGTTTAACTGCACTGCGTGAATGCTTCGAGGAGGTTGGAATTCTTTTGTGTCGGACACGAGAGCAACTGGCGCATCTTAATGATGAGCATCTGTTGGCGCAGTTCCAGCAAGACTTTGATCGGGACGCGTGGCAACGACGTGTTCATAACAAACCCAGCGAATTTCTTGATCTGTGTCGGGAATTAAAAGTGGTGCCGGATTTGTGGGCACTACAGGAGTGGTCGGCTTGGGCTAGTCCAGCTATTATCAACAAAGG tggaactttttttcttattatgaGCCTTGAACTTTCTATTTTGCAGCCACGAGACTGCATTCTTTATGGCTTTTGTAAATACTCAACCTAG